Below is a window of Struthio camelus isolate bStrCam1 chromosome 14, bStrCam1.hap1, whole genome shotgun sequence DNA.
ataaccaaccaaccaacatATTTATTTAACATTCAGCAGATGGACATGATATGAACATCGTAGTTTGTAGTTGTAGTTTTATAACTACTAGATTTTTCCCATGCCAAGATTCAAACAGGTTCAGAAGGTAAATGCATCCTGGCCTGTCTTAGCTCCTAGCCTGACTGTGTCCACATACATTAACTTTTGGTGACTTTTTGATGCATCTCATGGTGTCCTTCCCAGTTTGCTACCACGGGAGTTGCTTCCCAGGCTTCATTCCTGCTCCAGGACGATAACGCCTCCAACACGGGTCACAGTGGACCTCACGGTGGCCAGCAGGCTCCCTATGCCCCTTCACCAGCTGAGGACACCCATCTCCGAACCCGGCCGGTGCAGCAGAGCAACGGAGGGGCCAAGCTTCGCCTGAGCCCACGAGCGCACTCGGGAAGCGCCTCTCCTCTAAGTAACACCCAGTCCTTCTCAGCAACAAAAGCAGGGCCGAGAGCAGCATTTCCAGCCAGCAGGCTCTCAGCTGGGGCAAATATCCAGCGCTTCATAACTTTCTCTGACACAGAATACCTCCTAATaaattttgctttattattatGATGTGGGCTGTGGCAACCCAGGCCCGGAGCAGAGCCCCACTGCGCAAAGTAGAGCACCAGGCGTTTGAAGTTTAAAGATTTACgttcttttttcaaattatttttgtttgggaGATTTTGTAACTCTGCAAAGTTGGGCAGAGGGATGGAGCCCGGGTTTAACCGTAAGTAAAACAGCTGGTAAAGACActtgaaaaaaagattaacaacaacattaaaaatgcatttttgaagaAACATTTAAAGTTACTGGGTAATAAACTGAACAGAATGTCACAGAATGTCAAACTGggcacagtaaaaataaatgttattcccaaggaaaataaaagactgCATATTTATGTAACATTCAGCAGATGGACATGATATTAATACAGGGGTTTTCGGTTGTACTTTTATAGCTACTAGATTTTCTTGCCTAACTTGGCAACCCAAGGCACCATTTGATTTTTGGATTTGGACAATACTGCAACAGATGTCCAGACCAATAAAATAAATTCCTGAAGGGCTATGCTTAATTTGTGTAATTGATCAATTTTTGTTACATGGGCCTCAGCTCACCAGCATGTAACTGCCTTCCAGATTAGCTCAGCAGTAGGGATTTCATTCCATATGTTACAATGGTTTATTGGCGCTTTTGACGACACCGCTGATTCAGCAGTGTTGGTGGAGACACCTGTTGGCAACGATAATGAAATATAACCGTGGGCACGAGGGCGAAGACCAGCACCAAAGCTTTTGGGTGGCTTGTAAACATCACAAGGGCAGAGTTTCCCGCAATCGAGCGTGCTTGCCCAAAATTAAGAGGGAGCGCACCAGCACCTCGCCCAGGCAGTCAACGCCGCAGACTCGGCGAAGGTGACGCCGCCTCTTCTATAAAAAGTAATAAGTGCTCTAAAACATAGAGGACAGATAAATGTTGAAAAATGATATCAATAAAAATTTTGTAGTACATTTCCTCTAATACAAAATGTCAGTGATTTACTCCTTCCCAATACAGGTTTAATTGATTCAAATGGCATCGGTAGTAATTAAAATATGGATTCTGAAGCACAACTGTTAGCTCTCATCACTCACCTATTAAACTTGCCATAGATGCTGTGTTAATTATCTTCCCATATCCTTGATTCAGCATAATGCGGCCTGCAGCCTGTGacagaaattaaaggaaagacCAGTGACCCTTTTTGTGATTGTGCTAATAATGACATGATAATAAATTAGTCTTCACTTTTCAGAAGAGTTTATGTgcgagcactttttttttttttaagaatttgatataaaaactataaaaatgGCTGATGCAAGAAAAAATCCCACTGCCGTTTCAGTCCCTCTTTGCAGTTggcaacatttttcaaaaaaacactaATGCTGCGAATGACCCCCCCAAAGATATCTGCTTCTCAAGAAGCATCACATACCCATCCTCCAAAGATCAGGCCATTCTTAAATGCCTGAGTTTGGGCAGCCAGTAATTGCCAGCTACATTTGAAAATACTGATCAAAATCTATAGTTGACATAGAGCTAATCTCTCATTAACTCCACCAAAACTAAGATCAATTTTATTGTGATAATCAGTAACAAAGTATTATTAAATCTTGGTAAATGCTTAGAAACAGTTGCccatttgcaaaaacaaaaaccatgcaGAATTTCACACTTACTTGGCAGCACAAAAATAATCCTCGTAAGTTAACATTAAAAGTTTTGTCCCATTCTTCTAGTGAAGTATCTTCGCTTGCAGAGTTCATATTGATTCCAGCGTTGTTGCACGCGATGTGGATTGTGCCCCAGCGAGCTACAATTGTATCCACAAACTTCTGCACATCCTCGGGTTTGCTTACATCTGCTGCAAGGGCAATGCTTTTAATCCCTGCATTAAAATAAGATTGATAAAGTCAGTATAGGaattcacagaaaaaagaaataatctattttaaaattctttattttcatataaatatatatagatagatatagatatgcatatacatacatacttttgtgtgtgtgtatacatatatacgtatatatacatatgtatacatatgtatatatacacatatatgtatatatatgcatatacacacacacacatatatatgtcatCTTATTTCACAGCTCCGTAAACGGTAGCAAACTGTGTTTTTCTTATtctagtgttttttgtttttttttttaagttactaaCTGGTGTGAGGCTTGCCTGGTGGAGGCTAACATAAAACCAGCATCTGAAAGTGGAGTTCGACAGTGCATGAGGACGAAGCTTTGAACACTGCACCATCTTCTGTCCAAAGATTCAActgcagcttcccagctacagcgaGTAATTCCAGCGGCCAGGTGCTGAGGACCAAAAAGACTATCACTTGCATATGGCTGGTATCAGCTCATAAACAAGATAAAGGAAAAGATTCTTGCATTTGCTCAAATGCAGATGTTTCCttgccagccccctccccccccaatcaATACTATAGAAATCAAACCAATCTGTCCAAAAAACGTTCTGTGGGTGAACAATAGCATCTGTTCGGCTTTGAGCCTCAGACAAAATCAAGCCAGTTTTAGCTGGGAGCTAACCAGGGAGACCCGAAGGTTCACAAGGATGGCGCTCACAACCTTCTTTCTTGCAAATCACACTGCCAGAATAACATAAACATACAGAACTGAAAAGACTTACTGGAACCAAAAATGCaaaagttgctatttttttcccccgcaAGAAAAATCCAGACTTTGACTTTTGCTCATGTGTAGTCCAAATCCCAAACTACTCCAATGCTGATTTGTAAATCACCTGATTTAGTTTATTATCAAAATCAGCTTTAAATATCCTTATTGGTAAATAAAATAAGCAGCCTACCAAGGCATCTGAACCCAAGGATTATCCACATTCGGAAAGTCGAACCAGGCTATACAAGTAAGTGCTCTGGTGAACCGGGTCTTAATTCACAAGAAGGGAGGCAGCTATTAGGGTTATATCACAGATCAGTAGCCTACAAGCAAACAGTGGGAAGTTATAGCTGCTAAAGCAAGCTTATTCCAGACCACTGGGTTGGGGAAAGGCTAGATGCTACAAGCAGGGCTATAATACAGGTTCTCCATTTCATGTTTGCTGCTTTACTAGCAGAGAATGAATTGGTCAACAACTTAACAATAAATATGGTCTATGAGAaagaaagctgcatttttcaATTAGAATTATGTTTTTGAGGTAAGGATGTGTGCTGCCAGCTAGATCCACACTGCTCCAAGGGCCGATGCCACTAAGAGGCAAAGAGCTCCAAGAAGGGACTTTGGTTTCCAGGGCTTGGGGCCATAGGGGCGGGTTCCTGTGCAGCTTGCAGGTGCGAGCTCTGCTAGAGGCGCTACGGTCACATCATCTCTTCCCCAGGTCTGATAAAAGCACTGGTCAGGCCTCTTTCTCCTACTCAGCAGCCTATTTTCACTTAACTAGCAGGAGCTAAATACTCTTGAAAGTTTTCCTCTCCTTCAGAGCTGCTTGGAGGTACCTAGAAGTTCAGGAGTTACTGGCAGGAGCTGGACAGGCCAACGCAGTGAAGTCTTGAAGTCCCTAGACTCACAAGGAGAGGAATGGCTGGTTCACCATATAATTCAGGGTGATTGCTCATGGACACGCATGACTACCAGATTGGTGCCATACCCATACATGGGCATCTGAGCTGCATTTGATCTGCCAAACTATGCCGCAGACCTTGTGAGAAAGCTCAGAAACTTATTTCCAAATGACTATGGGTGCTCCTATCCGTCCACAGCCACACACGGGGAGCAGAGATCCCTTCTCGGGCGATGTAAGGGATTATCTGCAAAGCTTCAAGTCTCATTCCCTTACATATGTCATAGGACTGGCCGTTCAGGTGGTGCTGCGCTTTTGCTTCACTCCGGATGTCACTCCTGTGGGTAAGCTGAGGTGGAGTCTGCCAGCATTCAGAAGTCAATGGGAACAGAGGCATATGCCATCACTGGACAGAAATCTGAAGACTTACTTAGTTTTGGTATTCAGAGCAATTTAAGATAATTGTGGGATtctatttaaatggaaaatttatTCTCCATTTAGCCCTCTTTCAGGTTATTCtaattacagagaaaataaaaaggggtggggcgaggaggggagaaATAGCCTTGACCCTTTCTTAGGAGAAGAATCTCTCCCAAACCGAAGCTTTTGAGATGGAGGCTTCCATGGAAGCAACGCAAAACAATAAAACCCCAGTGATACTTggagaaaatgacagaaaagagGCTTTCAGATGGCAAAGCTCCTCTTGACCTCCGGTACCATCAGGAGTACATCGGAGTGCATGACACGAGGTCCTGCTGGTGTGCTCTCCACAGCAGACCATGGGAGGTAACGATCTTCACCTATATAGGGGCCTCCCTGCTTCGCACAGCAGAGAAAAGGGGCAGACCCACAATGCAGCAACCTATACAAAATGAACGCTTATCCTGCTGCAAAACAAGCTCTCTTATTTTATCACAGGTTATGTGATAAATATGCTGAAAGAATAAGATAAGCCAGACAGCCCCGGTTGCTCCTCCGAATTGTTATCAAGACATGTAATGCACAGGGGGCTGCTACAATTCTTCTTATTGAATTTACAGACAAAATGGGTGCAAGCGTGTAACTAATGGTAACTGAATGAGGCTTTTCACCTGCCCTCCAATTCTCACCCCATTTATGGCTTCATCTCGTGCAATAGTTCATAACAACAAGACAAAAGGCGCTACATGTGAGTATCtagcaaagaaacagcaaaggcACGCTCACTTCAAAAACAGAGCCCCACACTTGACCTTAATCAATTCAGCTGATATCCCTGCActctgaaagagagaggaaaaaaaaagcgcaCGGTCTCCGCCTCTCCACAGTCCCTCCCAAAccatatgttaaaaagaaagataaactttggaaaaatatctttaaatagaTAGCACCAATCAGGGGTAACAAACTCAAGGCAATGCCCCACTGCTGCACACGTGGCAGTACCCAGTGCACCTTTTTGGTCTTCAGAGTAGTTTTGCAAAGCTCATGGAAGCAGTTTGGGATGAaaaaggggcaggagagcagcccatgtGCCGAGtctgcccttctgcagcagaCATGTGCACAGCCCCCCCCACCATGGGGCTCCCTCTCTGGACATGATTCTCTCAATGGTCCCTCAATATGAATTAATAAATGGTATATAGATAGGAATATCACAAGTGACATTGTGGGGAAGGCACTTGCATAGTGTACAGTGAAAATGCCCATTTTAAAAATCCCACCAGACTAATTTTCCCCTCAAGGTAAAGGCAGTAATTCCCCCTGAAGACAGAGGGGGATATGTAGTGGAAGGTAAGCCTTAGGATTTTTTGGTTATGTTTCATCATCTTTGGTTCTTCTGTCAGGATCTATTAGCAACTGTTGAAAAAGGTATTATTCACTTAGGATTCTAAAAACAAAGACCCCTGTGGTCAAGGGAGATACCCCCGAGCTGTCTAACAAAGATAAAACTGAGATCACAGGGTTTCTGATGTTTAAAACTCATCATGAAATGATGGCACTAtcccaaaggaaaataaagagctCTTTGGTATAGGAAGCAAAGTGGGTTTAAGAAAGCtaactgaaatgttttgtaaAAAGTATCAGTATGGAAATGACTTGGAGCACTGTATTTCCAACTTTGAGTAAGAGATTCACAACCAAAGCGGGGGGGGAAATCACAGTTCCTTTGTATCTCCTATAGCAGGACAAATACGTATTAATACTACAATGATTGCTTTAATTTACTCATGTGAAAATTTCCAGAGTAAAGCTAGCTGAGCCTTTTCGTCAAAATGTATTTCCAACAGACTACATTACTTCTTTGAAGCCAAAATATTTCATGGAAACATATTGATTTCAACAGAAGTTTTCAAGGGAAGGCTTCTGAGGCCCAAGCTAGACACTCTGGTTACCTCTGAAGAGAAAGAGATTGAAACCTGACCTTTTcaaatcctttccaaaaaatGGGCGTTTGGATATAATTCCCTTTCACAAAAGCATCACAAAGTTTGGGTTTCGTTCCAATAAGGAGTGATAATAAATTTGAAACCtcagaaaaaaacccatcatGAGATGGAATAGATGTGCCCTGACCAGCTGCACTGGTCAGGCTGACAGAGAATATTTGACCTTAAGGATAAGGATATGGAAAGACTGAGAAGCGAGATTGTCTTTGCTTTAGACTGGAATGCCTCATGACCCTTCCAACTGCATTTTGTAATCCCCCCCCACATCCTCAGGGTTTGCAGCCCACCAGCGAAGAAGCAGAGATGCAGGGCTTCCATTGAAGAATGGATGATCAAACTCCTACTGAAAATGCCCTGCAGAAAAGTTAAGTTAGCTTTCTAATAGACTGCTAGCATCCAAAGTCTCATGGCTCTTTCAAGTAGCCCATTTCTTTCTGAATAGCTCTACTTGATATGCAGGATCTAACTGTGAAAAAAAGTCCAAAAGGCAAGTTAACTTGTAGGGCACAGCTATTGTGTGCCAAGACCATATGGCTTCAGTGCATAAGAAAATGCAAAGCTTCGGGGAAGGAGGAACTGGATGACTCAAGAATTTGTAATAGATGCTGGAGACTTTCTGTTCTTGGTCATTATTAGAGATCAGCCCAACAATCAAAGCTTTAAATGGTTAGACTAATATTCAGTGGAAAGTGTCTCACAGTGCTTACTGGAACTGTGATTGTACAgactgggacttttttttttttaaaatgttctctgcGGAGGCTCAGGATGGTATCAGAGCCACAACTGAACCATTCTTCACCCCTTAACCTGGAAATTGAATGAGGCAGTATGGTGAGCAAGGGAAAGAAGGCTGCAGGGGGTGGCTTTGCTGGAGAACGTGGCTTCTAATAGTGCAAACTTGTCTCTCTTGAGCATGTTTCAGTTTAGCAGGAAAAGTCTTACACTGGCTAAGGCAGAATGGGAACTCCAGGTTTGAACTGGCAGATCACTGCTCCCCCAGTCATGAACAATCTCTTTCTGAAACCATGGTGGACACAAATACTGGTGTCTGCATCCATACGGGAGCTTGAAAAACTCCTGGATAAAGATCTGTCTCTAGTGGCAATGAAGTATCACACTTAGAAGAAGGGTTGACTGTACTCTCACAAGAGGAATCATAAAACGAGtaacacttcctttcttttctcattaaaattatatttccagttttcttttttccctttacagTTGCAGTTTAGCATGACTCTAGGGGGAAATTCAATTTTATGTTACATTTTGTGTTTTTACTGCTAAAATTGAAGTGGCTTGTAGAGGATTTTACCTCTTATCTGGGATTTTCGTTATGTCTATTAGTGTTCTGTTCCTATATCTGACCTTGCAGGCATGATTGAAAGAACTACGGGGGaggttttcaaaaataattttatcatcTGCTTCGGTTTGGGGTCGCAGTGTTTAAATGCTCCTGATTCCCAGAAAGGCTGAGGAACTATCCCCACAAAATGATAGCTCCTTTAGGATCTAGAGTAGAGACCTTCACTGATTCTCCACTACCAACAACAGCACTGGTAGTGGTACGTTACCATGGTAAGAAGCCTCAAGTGCGCTGGCTGCTGCATGATCTGCTCTGAGGGACATCTCCTTTCCACCTGTATGATGTAGCTTATGTGAGTTATTTATAAGAGATGGCCCTCCTCTGTCCCCGTCAGTCATGGCTCACTGCATGCTGTTTCCTTCAGTCACTCttcacaaggaatttttttttgatcAATTTGCCTCTCTGCCTGAGTTCATATGCTATGTAACACTAACAGATGATGCAACACCAGTGACTGTTTGCTGAGGAAACACTGACATCCAGCCTGGCTAGAAGAAGCTCTGTGACCGTGGCATATATTTGCTATTTGGAAATCCTTTGCTCTGACTTATTCTCCACCAGGCCTTGCTGAAAGACAATTACAGCAAGGAAAACAGTTAAAGCACTCATCACCGGTTCACGTACACAGCAACCTGCAGATCAACGTACTGCTTACCTTTAAGGCTCAGCTCATATGCTActgcttctgcctttgcaagGATGAGATCCACAACGGCTACTTTAGCACCGGCTTCCCCCAACGCATGTGCAAAAGCTCTTCCAATTCCTTGACCTCCACCTGTTACGTAGGCCACCTTCCCATCCAACCGCAGCCGATCGAGGATGCGACGCTTGTTATAACCCCAGAAGACATCATCCTTCACCAcgtctttctgaaacaaaaacatatatatatagtaaggTGCAAGTCTCAATAATGTGATGGCTATTAAGGGTTCTGGCTCTGAGGATGAGGGGGTGGCTTGCACAGGGAGCCACATCTTCTTGACCCATTATTTAATTCAAAAGGCAAGCTTAATTCAGGCTGAAGAGCAGCCTTATCCCCACACATATTAGTCTAAACAGGAGCATTAAGGTGGAAGGCAATAGAGCAGAATAGCTACGGTTTGGGGAGAGTCACTAACTACTCCACTTACATGAGAGTAGGGGAAGGTACTCCTGACCTAGCTTCCACTGACCTCTCTGGGAGACTAGCCAGGTATGTTCTCTCAAAATATGATTGTTTAAGTCTTCCAAATTCTGAACAATTTAGAAACAATCAGTTATTTCACCCCCCCGCCCAGGACAAACCCTGCCCTCAGATTTGACTGGCTCCAGGAAGACACAGAGACTAAGAACAAGTTTCCAAAGGCAGGATTTGGCTCGAGCAGAGTGCAATCAAAATATCTTCACAAGGCTGGTGCACAAATAAAGATATCAGCCAATAACTTAAACCAAGCTGTCATCTGATCAGCTGCCATACATCATTTCCCCCTGACTGGAATCAAAATGGAAAACACAAGATGTCtaaaatattgcttttgaaaTGCTAGGAATTACCAGTGGGTGCAGTTTTGGGAGCACTCAGAAACAGCAAAACACTCAGAAAGTTTGGGTCTGGCTTTACAGACTTGGACCATTAAACTTCCACATGGGAATTTCCTTATGGCTGCCTGATGTCCATCACAGGAAAAGGAGTTCCTATCCAAAAAGATAAaagcaccacctttccccaggaCAGGTGAAATCTAAGGACGTGAGTAAACTATACACATGGTAACCATGCTATCGACTCTTACATGCTGGCATAAGCAGGCTCTCCCACTGATTAAGAATTTGGCTTCCACTGTTTAGGTAAGGCCAAAATATacctttttaaaatgataaaactaTCCAGACAAGTTTGATGCTTTTCATGGCTAGTCTGTAACCCTGTACGCTATTTTCCAAGCTCAGCTTGGTTTTTTCTCAACTCTGTGGTCTCCTCTATAAGGACGGAAACACTGTATTATATACCTCTACTATAAAGCTATCCagagcaagcaaaagaaaattttcatgaTAATGAAAGCATTTTTCCAACATTAGCACTGATAAGCTATTGCTGCAGCAACCCCTCTGGCTCTGGCAATATTCAGCTCAGTGAGCCTAGAAGGGCATCATGTGCTGACTTTGGACAAAAGCAACATTACTTCAGAAACATCCTGACAGCTTGCTGCAGATGGATCCGAATTCTGTCACCTGCACTCCCCTGAAATGGGACGTCCCAGAGAGCACCAGGCAGAAACTCCCAGCTAGCACCATGCCAGCTGGCTCTGCCAATTTTGTACAGCTGGATTAGCACAGCACCAGCAAAATCTTGTCCAAAGACTTTGCAAGGAATTGGTATTTATTAGCCTGGACTAATGAGACTACTTTGTGTCAACCTGAAGCTGCTAAGTCCATGGTGCATCAGACCACACCACGACAGAGGGTGAATTTGGGACCTCCCCACCAAGACAAGGAATTATTTTCTTCACCATCCTCAGCAGAGGCAAGGTTTTAGCAGAAGTGCTCACGGAAAAGAAATACAGACCTTTGATTCAGTCACTGCATCTGGAGGCGCAGGGCTCCTTCGAACGATGCTCAGTCCGCTTTGCACAGGTAGAATAAcctgcaaacatacacacacggctcttcactaatttttttttacttggcGGCTCATCCAAATTCCCCTGATGTTAAGTGGAGTCCTTCCTTAGACCATGGTAGTTTTTCTCCCACTCCTATTCTTCAGCTGAAATTCTTTCCAACCCCAAAATATCAGACAACCATACTTGTTCATGTTCCTGCTCCAAACTCACTGCTCCCATTAATACCAGGAAAAATGCAATTTTGTCTCTCAGTTTTCTAAGTAAGTGCCAGCTTCTAGGATTTCTGGTGCACTGGGTTTTCACTGTCTGGCTAATGCTGTCATGAAGATATTCTGGTCTCATTCTTGGAGCTTAGTAAACAATAATAGcaatatttttgtgttcttcAGCATGTAATAGAACATTTTTCTGGCACCTACCTGTGAATTTCAGTGGGTTGTATCCTTTCTATGATCCCATTATTACACTATAGTGAAAACTGCACCCAGTGTTGGGAATTCAACGCCATTATCAAACTAATTAAAAAATTAGATGTAGAAAAAATATGCTATTTGCATGCATTAAATGCCTAACAGTAATATTCGGGGCAAGAAGAGTTATGTCATGAGTCTTTCCCTCTTCTACAGATGAGAGCTTTTGCTCCTGATACTTTAGCTTATAATTCTATTAATTATATATAGAATAAATACAGAATCACAGCGGGCACCCCTAGAGGCAAGGCCATGCAAGCTGCAGATGGACAAAGTCCTTGACCCTGCGAGGCACAGACCAAAATCTTCTGGGCACGAGCCTTGTACCTCCATGCCTTGGGGATTTTTGGCAAGGGAGAGCACAGGAAGGGATTCCTAGGGGAGAGGAGACAGACCTCAGCTGTCCCCTCATGGGAAGGCCTGAGAGCACTAGAGGGGCAGCAGGGACCATGGCCTCTGGCCATCCTCGCTGTCCCTCCACTACCTCAGGTGAAATCATAGGCTGAAGCTTTGGCAAGGAAGCATGAGGGCAAGCGTTGCAGGCTGGTGCCTTCTGTCCCAAGATAGGATCAGCTATGCCTGCATTTAAAGCCCTGGTAGGTATTTGTTTGGTGTTGTGTCTAAAACCATACATATACATCCTATCACACAGATTTTTTCTCCTGTTAGAGTAGGACTTTGTTGGAGTCATATTCTCATATTCTGCTGGCGATGCCCTACAGCCTCCGGAGCCTTTAAAGCAGagcagctcttcctcttttgTACCATAGAGCCGATTATTCTTTCCTAAGTGCTGTGCTTTTATCTTGCCTTTAACGTTGCAGATGATGTAGATGGAAAGTAGAGACCTTTTCTGAACATAGGAAGTCATACTTAGAGCTCAAGTAAGGTGAATTATAATAACATTTTAGTTCATTTTAGGTCCCCTGGATAACGGCACcaacaaaagaaacattttaaagggtACTTTGTAAAAATCCATAGACACTTAGAGTACCACTGGCACCTTAACCAATTGCGTTGCACTAACCTGCTGAACACGAGGATCTGAATTAATCACTGCATTTAATTTTCTGACAGCTAGTACATTTTCATCAGATATGTTCTCCAGGTAGACTTGTCCTTTCATGAGTGTATTCTCTACACAGATCACTCCATCCATTCTCAGCAAGTGGTTATCCATGACAAAGCTGTAGTAGTTAACAGCGTTCCTTTGATCAGCATCAATAAAAACTATATCAAAGTGCTCATCCTCAGCATGTAatgcctggaggaaaaaaaaaaagatgttggagAAAATACTAATTATTTACCTGCAATTTGAATGTCTTGGCCATTAAAGTGTCCTGTATACAAAAACTCAAATCAGAAAGAACTTCATTCTTTTAAAGTAAGATTATTAGAATTACTTCTTGGGATCTTGGGAGTTTGCTGTGCTTCAGAAAGAGTTCTTCAGCAATGCTGGTGCCCAAATCTCCAAGCCTCTCAAAGAGGATCACAGATATAAAAGAGGATCATTCACCCCAGTTTGTGGTGTTCAGAGGCACAGCAGAGACACCTGCGCATCTAGAGCCAAAGGGAATTGAATCATCAAGGTAAGGTGGAGGGCACACATGTGATTCTACAGCAGCTGAACTGCTGCAAGAAGCTATCTCTTTTGAAAAGAGT
It encodes the following:
- the LOC104140966 gene encoding D-threitol dehydrogenase-like; the encoded protein is MIRARKILLIGKLKGYSILAIAEDLPDDGKIFACAEVPYLGVNSQEAFDYSSDGKKISMQVGPIADTLEALHAEDEHFDIVFIDADQRNAVNYYSFVMDNHLLRMDGVICVENTLMKGQVYLENISDENVLAVRKLNAVINSDPRVQQVILPVQSGLSIVRRSPAPPDAVTESKKDVVKDDVFWGYNKRRILDRLRLDGKVAYVTGGGQGIGRAFAHALGEAGAKVAVVDLILAKAEAVAYELSLKGIKSIALAADVSKPEDVQKFVDTIVARWGTIHIACNNAGINMNSASEDTSLEEWDKTFNVNLRGLFLCCQAAGRIMLNQGYGKIINTASMASLIVPHPQKQLAYNTSKAGVVKLTQTLGTEWIDRGVKVNCISPGIVDTPLIQSKELRPLVRRWLADIPAGRLAQATDLQAAVVYLAAEASDYMTGHNLVIEGGQSLW